A genomic stretch from Erigeron canadensis isolate Cc75 chromosome 9, C_canadensis_v1, whole genome shotgun sequence includes:
- the LOC122581234 gene encoding ADP-ribosylation factor GTPase-activating protein AGD12-like isoform X1 codes for MSQPSSTGKPSSGIRTWVVFPPSRFLRGNNTRLKHLLQQPDNRTCADCGAPDPKWASSNIGVFICLKCCGVHRSLGVHISKVLSVTLDAWTDNEIDAMIDVGGNASANSIYEAYIPKGISKPGPNVNQDQRSNFIRSKYELQDFLKPSLRILSSNSSSLISSLSRKNIDSSPSRKIANSIPSTKGMVEFIGVLKITVVKGTNLAVRDMLSSDPYVILTLGQQKAQTKVQNSNLNPVWNEELMLSVPENYKPVKLQVFDHDTFSADDIMGEVEIDIQPLITSAMAFGDAGILGNMQIGKWLKSHDNALLEDSIVNIIDGKVTQEVRLKLQNVESGEIELRIEWVPLGQ; via the exons ATGAGTCAACCATCATCAACTGGAAAACCATCTTCTG GGATTCGAACCTGGGTGGTGTTCCCACCAAGTCGCTTTTTAAGGG GTAACAACACAAGATTGAAACACCTATTGCAGCAACCTGATAATCGAACTTGTGCTGATTGTGGTGCACCTGACCCTAAGTGGGC ATCATCCAACATTGGAGTGTTTATCTGCTTAAAGTGTTGTGGGGTGCACCGAAGTCTCGGTGTTCATATTTCGAAG GTCTTATCAGTGACATTGGATGCATGGACTGATAACGAAATTGATGCAATGATTGACGTAGGAGGAAATGCATCTGCAAATTCAATATATGAAGCATATATTCCTAAAGGGATTTCCAAGCCTGGGCCAAATGTTAATCAAGACCAGCGTTCAAATTTTATCAG GTCAAAGTATGAGCTTCAAGATTTCTTGAAACCTAGTTTGAGGATCTTATCAAGTAATTCTAGCTCTCTGATATCAAGTTTGTCCAGAAAGAATATTGACAGTAGTCCGAGTAGAAAGATTGCCAACAGTATTCCAAGTACT AAAGGCATGGTCGAATTTATCGGTGTCTTAAAAATCACAGTGGTAAAAGGCACCAATCTTGCTGTTCGTGACATGCTATCTAGTGATCCCTATGTTATCCTTACACTAGGTCAACAG AAGGCCCAAACGAAAGTACAAAATAGCAACTTGAATCCAGTTTGGAACGAGGAGCTTATGCTTTCCGTTCCTGAGAATTATAAGCCTGTTAAACTG CAagtatttgatcatgatacgtTTTCAGCTGATGACATAATGGGGGAAGTAGAAATCGATATTCAGCCGTTAATAACCTCTGCAATGGCATTTGGGGATGCTGGTATATTGGGCAATATGCAGATAGGGAAATGGTTAAAGTCACATGACAATGCATTATTAGAAGATAGTATTGTGAACATCATCGACGGTAAAGTGACCCAAGAGGTTAGACTTAAACTCCAAAATGTCGAATCTGGAGAAATCGAATTACGAATAGAGTGGGTGCCCCTTGGACAGTAA
- the LOC122581234 gene encoding ADP-ribosylation factor GTPase-activating protein AGD12-like isoform X2 — MSQPSSTGKPSSGIRTWVVFPPSRFLRGNNTRLKHLLQQPDNRTCADCGAPDPKWASSNIGVFICLKCCGVHRSLGVHISKVLSVTLDAWTDNEIDAMIDVGGNASANSIYEAYIPKGISKPGPNVNQDQRSNFIRSKYELQDFLKPSLRILSSNSSSLISSLSRKNIDSSPSRKIANSIPSTKGMVEFIGVLKITVVKGTNLAVRDMLSSDPYVILTLGQQAQTKVQNSNLNPVWNEELMLSVPENYKPVKLQVFDHDTFSADDIMGEVEIDIQPLITSAMAFGDAGILGNMQIGKWLKSHDNALLEDSIVNIIDGKVTQEVRLKLQNVESGEIELRIEWVPLGQ; from the exons ATGAGTCAACCATCATCAACTGGAAAACCATCTTCTG GGATTCGAACCTGGGTGGTGTTCCCACCAAGTCGCTTTTTAAGGG GTAACAACACAAGATTGAAACACCTATTGCAGCAACCTGATAATCGAACTTGTGCTGATTGTGGTGCACCTGACCCTAAGTGGGC ATCATCCAACATTGGAGTGTTTATCTGCTTAAAGTGTTGTGGGGTGCACCGAAGTCTCGGTGTTCATATTTCGAAG GTCTTATCAGTGACATTGGATGCATGGACTGATAACGAAATTGATGCAATGATTGACGTAGGAGGAAATGCATCTGCAAATTCAATATATGAAGCATATATTCCTAAAGGGATTTCCAAGCCTGGGCCAAATGTTAATCAAGACCAGCGTTCAAATTTTATCAG GTCAAAGTATGAGCTTCAAGATTTCTTGAAACCTAGTTTGAGGATCTTATCAAGTAATTCTAGCTCTCTGATATCAAGTTTGTCCAGAAAGAATATTGACAGTAGTCCGAGTAGAAAGATTGCCAACAGTATTCCAAGTACT AAAGGCATGGTCGAATTTATCGGTGTCTTAAAAATCACAGTGGTAAAAGGCACCAATCTTGCTGTTCGTGACATGCTATCTAGTGATCCCTATGTTATCCTTACACTAGGTCAACAG GCCCAAACGAAAGTACAAAATAGCAACTTGAATCCAGTTTGGAACGAGGAGCTTATGCTTTCCGTTCCTGAGAATTATAAGCCTGTTAAACTG CAagtatttgatcatgatacgtTTTCAGCTGATGACATAATGGGGGAAGTAGAAATCGATATTCAGCCGTTAATAACCTCTGCAATGGCATTTGGGGATGCTGGTATATTGGGCAATATGCAGATAGGGAAATGGTTAAAGTCACATGACAATGCATTATTAGAAGATAGTATTGTGAACATCATCGACGGTAAAGTGACCCAAGAGGTTAGACTTAAACTCCAAAATGTCGAATCTGGAGAAATCGAATTACGAATAGAGTGGGTGCCCCTTGGACAGTAA
- the LOC122581234 gene encoding ADP-ribosylation factor GTPase-activating protein AGD12-like isoform X3: MSQPSSTGKPSSGNNTRLKHLLQQPDNRTCADCGAPDPKWASSNIGVFICLKCCGVHRSLGVHISKVLSVTLDAWTDNEIDAMIDVGGNASANSIYEAYIPKGISKPGPNVNQDQRSNFIRSKYELQDFLKPSLRILSSNSSSLISSLSRKNIDSSPSRKIANSIPSTKGMVEFIGVLKITVVKGTNLAVRDMLSSDPYVILTLGQQKAQTKVQNSNLNPVWNEELMLSVPENYKPVKLQVFDHDTFSADDIMGEVEIDIQPLITSAMAFGDAGILGNMQIGKWLKSHDNALLEDSIVNIIDGKVTQEVRLKLQNVESGEIELRIEWVPLGQ; encoded by the exons ATGAGTCAACCATCATCAACTGGAAAACCATCTTCTG GTAACAACACAAGATTGAAACACCTATTGCAGCAACCTGATAATCGAACTTGTGCTGATTGTGGTGCACCTGACCCTAAGTGGGC ATCATCCAACATTGGAGTGTTTATCTGCTTAAAGTGTTGTGGGGTGCACCGAAGTCTCGGTGTTCATATTTCGAAG GTCTTATCAGTGACATTGGATGCATGGACTGATAACGAAATTGATGCAATGATTGACGTAGGAGGAAATGCATCTGCAAATTCAATATATGAAGCATATATTCCTAAAGGGATTTCCAAGCCTGGGCCAAATGTTAATCAAGACCAGCGTTCAAATTTTATCAG GTCAAAGTATGAGCTTCAAGATTTCTTGAAACCTAGTTTGAGGATCTTATCAAGTAATTCTAGCTCTCTGATATCAAGTTTGTCCAGAAAGAATATTGACAGTAGTCCGAGTAGAAAGATTGCCAACAGTATTCCAAGTACT AAAGGCATGGTCGAATTTATCGGTGTCTTAAAAATCACAGTGGTAAAAGGCACCAATCTTGCTGTTCGTGACATGCTATCTAGTGATCCCTATGTTATCCTTACACTAGGTCAACAG AAGGCCCAAACGAAAGTACAAAATAGCAACTTGAATCCAGTTTGGAACGAGGAGCTTATGCTTTCCGTTCCTGAGAATTATAAGCCTGTTAAACTG CAagtatttgatcatgatacgtTTTCAGCTGATGACATAATGGGGGAAGTAGAAATCGATATTCAGCCGTTAATAACCTCTGCAATGGCATTTGGGGATGCTGGTATATTGGGCAATATGCAGATAGGGAAATGGTTAAAGTCACATGACAATGCATTATTAGAAGATAGTATTGTGAACATCATCGACGGTAAAGTGACCCAAGAGGTTAGACTTAAACTCCAAAATGTCGAATCTGGAGAAATCGAATTACGAATAGAGTGGGTGCCCCTTGGACAGTAA